The Vigna unguiculata cultivar IT97K-499-35 chromosome 1, ASM411807v1, whole genome shotgun sequence nucleotide sequence TCGTTTCTAATTTATCGGTTGAcattcttctattatttttaacctttttaaaattttcgatCAAATAATGTCTTCTTTATTTAGaagtaaaataattgataaattaaaaaaaaagttaaaaaatttattagagaATTAAAGATCAAATgtaaaaataagcataatatCTTCAATTAACAACATGAGATGTCTTGTACTTagataacataaatatttttagtcttgattaaataaaaacatttataaagacacagttaaaaatatataaatttgcgATATATTTGAAAGTTAATTAAACCTtgcttttattatatattgtattaaaaGACGACCTTCATCATTTAGCTTCCATCGACGAACTTTTGACaggaatataatttaagaacgaaaaaaaaagtaaaatatatttttagtttttaaaattatatccgaaatttgaatttatttcttttttgatatattttaatttcaaatttctaatAAGTCTAAAAAAGATAACGTtactatattaaaaatgatattttttttttaaaatttaaaactaaaatatatacaaatttaaatacgaattttaattatatatttaagtttaaaatttgtatttaaattttagagaGTTTAATGTTCAAATTTGGGAGGAAAGGATCGCAGTTAACGTGAAATGGAACGACGTCGTTCAAATCAAAGTAAGGAAGCTCCTTGCCATAAGATCCTCACCGTCCGTTTCTAGAATTGGACAAAACTGAAGGTTCAGGTTGTGGCATGTTTGGATAACACGTTAATAGCAGTAACACATAAGAAAACTAGATATGAAACTCGTCAATGGCTGTGGTTGCAGTGCAGCAATTCCTGTGCTTCGCAGAATCAAATTGGAGGAATATAGCAAGGCCATGCATTCCCTCTCACACTACGATTCTTCTACGTTCACgcaaaaaaattcaattttctctGATTTCATGCTCTTCATCACAGACCCCAGAAGTTGGTACTCAAACCGCCGAATCCTGCGTCAATTTGGGTCTCGAGCTCTTCTCCAAAGGACGGGTATTATTATtgtcttcaattttttcttccaCTCTCCTTATTCTTCTGTGGCAGAACAGTGTAGTTTAAGCGGGCCCTTAAAAGCTCTATGCTTTTTCTTGATGGATTTTTTCAGGTTAAAGATGCTTTAACCCAGTTTGAAACTGCACTTTCCTTGAACCCTAATCCAGTGGAGGCCCAAGCTGCCTTCTACAACAAAGCTTGTTGTCATGCATACAggtatagtatttttttatttatttttagaatgaaTCATACTTAGTGATTTCAAcgatttaatagaattttttaGTGATTCTTTAAGGCAGTAGTAGTTCCTATTCAATCAGATTGAATCCACTACTTGAGTCATGGAACTTGTATGTTGTGAAATGGTAAGGCATGTATCTACTTGTCATCACTATATGCCTTTGGCTAATCGTGGGGAGTTCCTAGGCTTTTAGCAACGAGACGACTAAGCTAGTGGGCATCTCTAAAGTTGTTGAATTTCTTCTACTCCTTGCATTTTCTTTAAGTAATAAACCATATGAAAAAAACAAGCAATTTAAACAGGGTATTGATTAGCTAATActtctatttttatgtttacaTTATAATCTAGATGTTGTTTGGTTATTATTTTCTTGAAGGGGAGAGGGAAAGAAAGCAGCTGATTGTCTCCGCACTGCTTTGAGGGAATACAACCTGAAATTTGGTACCATACTCAATGATCCCGACTTGGCCTCCTTCAGAGTTTTGCCTGAATTCAAGGAACTACAAGAAGAGGTTTCTATTCTGATATTGTATTCTTTATTATAGCTGTTAATGATCGAGTTTCCTAGAAGTTTAAGGCGTTAAATGAAGGTTCATGAATGGCTTAATATATGTCCCTAATGGGGTGTCTCTGAAGATTATTTTATTCTGTAAAACCATTGATAAAATGTACTCTTTGTCTCTTATGTTTCCTCCCCTTGCCTCTATTGCTACAGACAGCTTGAAATAAGAAAGGATATCATTCATATGATAGTCAGGGGGGAAAATCATTTGAAAGGAACTTGTGTTCCTCATTGTAATCCTGTGTAAttgaatgttaaatattttaattttttaacatgattTCTGGTACTGCTTTGCCACGCAACCAGGCTAGGCTTGGTGGGGAGGATATTGGCTACAGTTTTCGGCGAGATCTAAAACTTATTAGTGAAGTTCAAGCACCATTTCGTGGGGTTAGGAGATTCTTTTATGTAGCACTGTCAGCAGCTGCAggaatatcattgttttttaCTGTGCCCAGGCTAATTCGTGCAATTAATGGTGGTGATGGTGCTCCTGATCTCTTGGCAACTTCTGGGAATGCTGCCATTAATATTGGAGGTGAATAGTGATATTTTTAACTTGCTAAAAACAATTCTggatcaatttatatttactaatttagtgcgttactctctctctctttgtgattttttttctttcaagataatTGTGGGGTGTGATGATACCTTTTGCATTGCTTCATTAAATGACTAAGCACCGGAATCAGCAATGTGCAGGTATTGTTGTTCTTGTGGCATTGTTCTTTTGGGACAATAAAAAAGAGGAGGAACAACTCGCACAAATATCTCGAGATGAGACACTATCAAGGTTGCCTTTGCGGCTTTCAACTAATCGAGTAGTTGAACTTGTGCAGCTACGGGATACAGTTAGACCAGTTAGTATCCTTGTTCTTTTTAcatcttctctctctctctctctctctctctctagtGTCTACCACATATTGGACTTTTTCCTTTTGCTTTAATATTTAAACGTTTGTTTTTTGTCTCTTTTTGtcctgttttttctttttcatttctagGAGGAGGGGGTTCTTGCAGTGACTGAAATATTTCCTCTGTATTAGGTTGCATAGAAATAGTGGGGGAAGGATGCTTCAAATATGTCCATCTTCAAcactaacaaaaaaattaaaatttttctatatacatacatacatacatacatacatagaTACACAcaagataattaattttgaacttATTAACGTGTTGAAATTATCACAATCATGCTGCATATAAAGTGATTATTACCTTATGTATTATAATGTTAAGTCATTTCAAACTAAAAGAAAGTCATACACACTCATGGGACATTTATGAGGGCGGGAGGAAGAGCTTTACCAAATTTCTGAGTTTTATAATAtggtttgaaaattttctcacaATGTAGAGGATATGTCTTTTAAGgaaaattttttacaatataatgaatgaaaaaactaaaacttttaataaatgtttcatTACCTCACTACTACATAACTTTTCAAAAAGTAATTTGACTGGCTCAGATCTCAACTCGTGAGTTATATTGCACTGTAGCTTTTTGACATTTTCTTGTTGCATGGATTCATTTCAGTTGGTTTAGACTAGAACTAATCATGAATCTTCTATGCTCTAACTAAAGCTTTGGTTTTAGGTTATATTAGCAGGAAAAAAGGAAACAGTGTCTCAGGCTATGCAAAGAGCTGAGAGATTTCGCACGGAGCTCCTTAAACGTGGTGTTCTGTTAGTTCCTGTTATCTGGGGAGAAGGTCGGGAAACAAAAGTTGAGAAAAAAGGATTTGGTCTGCAGCCAAAAGCTGCTGAAGCTCTTCCATCTATTGGGGTAAGACTTGATATAACCATGTACTTTCATCCATATCTTGCTATTCATccaaagttttttttctttgatgagATGATACTAATCCATAAAACTTTGCTAGGAAGATTTTGAGAAGCGAGCACAGTCCATAACTGCAAAATCGAAATTGAAATCTGAAATTAGGTTCAAGGCTGAGGTTGTGTCTCCTGCAGAATGGGAACGGTAATATGCTCTGATTTGTTGTCTATCAGCTAtcattgtaatatattttttcattaaatgaGGGGAGGAAATTAGCCTCAACATAGATGTCAAAGGGTGGATGGATTGATGTCAACTCAATATAGGAAggtggagagagagaaagagaagattTGCTAATAGTTGTATTCTAACTTAACTAGGTGGATAAGAGATCAGCAGAAATCTGAAGGAGTTTCACTTGGTGAAGATGTGTACATAATACTGCGGTTAGATGGAAGAGTTCGAAGATCAGGGAAAGTAAGTTTCATTTCAGAGTAAACTTGTAATGTTTTTCTCCACATTATTGTGGAATTTGATTTATTAGTTTGCTGGCTCTCATGAAAAACTGATCATGGTTAGACTTGACTCATACTAATGAGTGCTAATGCATTTACAGGGTATGCCTGATTGGCAGCAAATAGTGAAGGAGCTACCACTAATGGAAGCATTTTTAAGCAAGCTGGAAAGATGAGAATTTAGAGGGTGCAAATTTGTATTATTCTTTTTCCCATCTCATGTGTCACCATAATCGAGATATATCACCGTCGTTTGGTAATGTTCCACAGCAACATTTTTCTTCACCATTGAACTAAATATTGTACATCCATTCCTCCACGATCACTACAGACAATTGCAAAGTAAATGTTATGAAggaatattaatattgatacaATATTTTGGCGACAATTCAATCTAGTAGTTTATTCGAGTGAAGTCGTGTAATTTTAGACTACACAGAATACAGATTGACTATTTTATAATCATGCTGTTTGAAAATAACACTATCAGCTCtcaagtttttcattttatctgtATTAAGTAATAGTCTTAAAATAATCCAATAGTTTGTAAAACTATTTGGGGGCTTAAGGACTAGGAGTATTACATAACCATACAATCTCTCAAACCTTTTTGATGTTTGATGCAAGAGTAATGAAATGCATAAAAGTGGATAGAGTAGGGTTAAGTTTTTGTAAGATGTGGGTGCTGGTGAGTGACATGACATTGCGACAAGAGTTGACATATGTTGTTATCCTAACATATTCTGCCTAGGGCGAATCTTTAGATGTCAATACTTTTCAACTAATGAACTAAGAAAAAGTTTCAATTCAACACTCCATTTTAGGGTGAATAGGTATGTAGATTAGAGAGGGTAAAATATGTAACAATTAATgtgatgagaaaaataaaagagagagagagagagagagagagaaaagagagaaatataagaaataaaatagtgCAAAGAACATACAAGAGAAAGTGAatacttaattataattatccttcaactagtaaaataaaaagtcattaaaaatgaatttggatTTAATGTTAGATTTATTGTGTTGTTCTGTTGCGTCTTTGAAACACTTTGATAGTTActgatttcaaaattttaaaatatattaaaaatatttttaaaatactaatataatgtatttttataatatatttttattgttcagTGGaggataatataaaaaaatacaataataaaaaatttggacttgtaaaaatgaatataaaataatacaataataaaaaatttggacttgtaaaaataatttaaattcactGTTGGATTTATTGGGTAAtgataaaaatgacttaattgtgtccgtaaaaaaaaatggtcaTATCTACCTAGGGTAGTATTAAAAAATTCTATTTCATCAGGATATTGGATCATTGATCAGGTTAATTCatttatattaaacaaataatatatatatatatatatataaaattaagaaaattaataaaatataaattataatcgAGTCAATCACTAGTTTTCAATTGATTTGCTTCGACGTGGAGTTTTAGAGCTACTCTTTTATATTAGTtctaacaaaaatatgaaagtgAGAATTTTGTACTATTTTCTTTATAccctcttatttatttttaaataagcttTCAGAAAATTTGTTCGAAAATGTATGGGCTggtctaattttttatttatttattatttttttatcggCAAGTGAACGGCGTCATATTTTGATCATGACATAAAAGTTTTTCAgaattaaattattgatgagtgactagctaatataaaataatttgttttcagATTGTGGTGAGTTAATGTgtttaaagaagaaaacacattCTAATAATTGGTACACGTTAATAAAAGTGTTATGTTACATAATAACAAAAACATCATCTTTTGtacaattcaattttttcatcGTAAAGCAGAACATCTGagctataatttttacaaaattaagtaatcTGACAAAACACAGACAATTTAAGGACTTATGCTATCAAAAATCATTATTGGCATGTTTTATAAAGTAGTTAATTACTATAAAAGTTAACAAAACTATCAtccataatataaaattattttacaagaCTTATTTAAACGGGTAAACTTCCAGAATTTACTCGTTTTGTTCGTAAAACTGAAACCCAAGATTTTATTTAAGgagaatcatttttttattacttaaagtAACTTGTGCTGATGTGCATAtatgtatcaattttttttataaatagtttttaaattttccagaaatttttaaaagcaaatattcttgaaaaaaaaaattaatggctaTAACATGAAATGGCAACTGTGGAATATTGGAGGTAATGCTACTATATATTTTGTCTGTTAGGATAAGCACGATTGCTTGCTTTCATGAGAAGCTGTTTTTTAATGTGAATTAGCGAAAGAAATTTGGCAGGTAAAATGACTTATAGTGGCCTATCGTGAGCAACATTATTTCAAACCCAACATCAATTTTTAAGGCCTCAGACTCcacaaaatattgaattaacCATATGCGTAAACCATACATCTTAGGCCCAACATTAGACATTTCAAAGTTAATTAGTTAATGCTTTGAATCTAAACCTAGTAGCATCCATGCCCCTTCATTCTTAATATCATTTTCTTGGTAGGTTTTGAATGGTTTATTCATCGTGTACCCAACTTTTTCTTCTTAGCAATTGAAACAAATTTGAACTTCGAGATCACtagaaaatgatattattaGTAAGTGCtaggttattattattattattattattattattattattattattattattattagggtCAAATATGTTTGTATccttaaaattgaaatttattcgcattttaaactttgatatacttttttttccaaatttaaaaaaggaatgaatatagtcctttttaATCTAACactgttaaatttttttacacgtTAAATGGTGTGTTAAATGGTACTCCAGTCTGACATTTGAgttaaaatgtatcaaacggtataaacaattcaaacacCAATATAAAACTGAAAACACCATTGACATGACAAAAATGTACCGTTTgaattaaaagaactatatttatttatttttaaagtttgagaattaTAATTTACATGTCcaggattaaaaatatatttaatcattattatatgatattctaacattaaattatttctaatgtcatgaaaag carries:
- the LOC114174550 gene encoding protein LOW PSII ACCUMULATION 1, chloroplastic: MAVVAVQQFLCFAESNWRNIARPCIPSHTTILLRSRKKIQFSLISCSSSQTPEVGTQTAESCVNLGLELFSKGRVKDALTQFETALSLNPNPVEAQAAFYNKACCHAYRGEGKKAADCLRTALREYNLKFGTILNDPDLASFRVLPEFKELQEEARLGGEDIGYSFRRDLKLISEVQAPFRGVRRFFYVALSAAAGISLFFTVPRLIRAINGGDGAPDLLATSGNAAINIGGIVVLVALFFWDNKKEEEQLAQISRDETLSRLPLRLSTNRVVELVQLRDTVRPVILAGKKETVSQAMQRAERFRTELLKRGVLLVPVIWGEGRETKVEKKGFGLQPKAAEALPSIGEDFEKRAQSITAKSKLKSEIRFKAEVVSPAEWERWIRDQQKSEGVSLGEDVYIILRLDGRVRRSGKGMPDWQQIVKELPLMEAFLSKLER